A portion of the Streptomyces platensis genome contains these proteins:
- a CDS encoding NAD(P)/FAD-dependent oxidoreductase, which translates to MKSVAVIGASLAGLYAARALRAQGFDGRLVIVGEEHHRPYDRPPLSKAFLTGATADQGQLALADAEEIAELDAEWLLGTRATGLDTQERAVLLDGGRSLTTDGVVIATGATPRRLPGPAPAGTHTLRTLEDAQALRAELTRGPVRVVVIGGGFIGAEVASSCAALGHDVTVVEAAARPLVPQLGDTMAGICAALHADHGVTLLTGTGVARLHDGGAGHRVTAVELADGRLLPADVVVIGIGVRPHTAWLEGSGLPLDDGVCCDAGGVTPQPHIVAVGDVARADGTRAEHWTSATEQAAVAVRNLLAGRTVATHRSLPYFWSDQYGVRIQFAGRRLPTDIPRIVEGSPDDRSFLACYERDGRTTAVLALNRPRPFMRLRRELARAAQPVTT; encoded by the coding sequence ATGAAGTCGGTCGCTGTCATCGGGGCCTCGCTGGCTGGCCTTTACGCCGCGCGGGCCCTGCGCGCCCAGGGATTCGACGGCCGGCTGGTGATCGTCGGGGAGGAACACCACCGCCCCTACGACCGCCCGCCGCTGTCCAAAGCGTTCCTCACCGGCGCCACCGCGGACCAGGGTCAACTGGCCCTGGCCGACGCCGAGGAGATCGCCGAACTGGACGCCGAATGGCTGCTCGGCACCCGCGCCACCGGCCTCGACACCCAGGAGCGCGCGGTACTCCTCGACGGCGGCCGGTCCCTGACCACCGACGGTGTGGTGATCGCCACCGGCGCCACCCCGCGCCGCCTCCCCGGCCCGGCGCCCGCCGGAACCCACACCCTGCGCACCCTTGAGGACGCCCAGGCCCTGCGCGCGGAGCTGACCCGCGGCCCGGTCAGGGTCGTGGTGATCGGTGGCGGGTTCATCGGCGCGGAGGTCGCCTCGTCCTGCGCCGCACTCGGCCACGACGTCACCGTGGTCGAAGCCGCCGCGCGCCCCCTCGTCCCCCAACTCGGCGACACGATGGCCGGGATCTGCGCCGCCCTCCATGCGGACCACGGCGTCACCCTGCTCACCGGAACCGGTGTCGCCCGCCTGCACGACGGTGGCGCCGGCCACCGTGTCACCGCGGTCGAGCTGGCCGACGGCCGGCTGCTCCCCGCCGACGTGGTCGTCATCGGCATCGGGGTACGCCCCCACACCGCCTGGCTCGAAGGCTCCGGACTCCCGCTCGACGACGGGGTGTGCTGCGACGCGGGCGGGGTCACTCCGCAGCCTCATATCGTGGCGGTCGGCGATGTCGCCAGGGCGGACGGCACCCGCGCCGAACACTGGACCAGCGCCACCGAACAGGCCGCCGTCGCCGTCCGGAACCTGCTGGCCGGCCGCACCGTCGCGACCCACCGGAGCCTGCCGTACTTCTGGTCCGACCAGTACGGCGTACGCATCCAGTTCGCCGGCCGGCGCCTGCCCACCGACATCCCGCGCATCGTCGAGGGCTCACCCGACGACCGCAGCTTCCTCGCCTGCTACGAACGCGACGGGCGGACCACCGCGGTCCTGGCCCTGAACCGCCCCCGCCCCTTCATGCGCCTCCGCCGCGAACTCGCCCGCGCCGCCCAGCCGGTCACCACCTGA
- the solA gene encoding N-methyl-L-tryptophan oxidase codes for MAPTYDVIVLGLGGMGSAAAHHLAARGARVLGLEKFGPVHNRGSSHGGSRITRQSYFEDPAYVPLLLRSYELYEKLERDSGRDIATLCGGVMLGRPDSRTVRGSLESARQWDLPHEMLEPREIRRRFPTLTPAADEVALYEERAGLVRPEYTVAAHVQLAGQDGAELHFEEPVTRWEELPGGAGVRVHTPENTYTASQLVICPGAWAPQLLTDLGVPFTIERQVMYWFAPAGGTAPFVPDQHPIYIWEDAQGVQIYGFPSIDGPDGGAKVAFFRKGTVCTPETIERTVHDHEVRAMADQLAPRIPALPGRFLKAATCMYSNTPDEHFVITRHPAHPETVTVACGFSGHGFKFVPVVGEIVADLALTGATAHPIELFDPRRPAAAAA; via the coding sequence ATGGCTCCCACCTACGACGTCATCGTTCTCGGTCTCGGCGGCATGGGCAGCGCCGCCGCCCACCATCTCGCCGCCCGGGGCGCCCGGGTCCTGGGCCTGGAGAAGTTCGGCCCGGTGCACAACCGCGGCTCCAGCCACGGCGGTTCGCGGATCACCCGCCAGTCCTACTTCGAGGACCCCGCGTATGTGCCGCTGCTGCTGCGCTCGTACGAGCTGTACGAGAAGCTGGAGCGGGACAGCGGCCGGGACATCGCCACCCTCTGCGGCGGGGTGATGCTCGGCCGCCCCGACAGCCGGACCGTCCGCGGCAGCCTGGAATCCGCCCGCCAGTGGGACCTCCCGCACGAGATGCTCGAACCCCGCGAGATCCGCCGCCGCTTCCCGACCCTGACCCCCGCCGCGGACGAGGTCGCGCTGTACGAGGAACGGGCCGGCCTGGTCCGGCCCGAGTACACCGTCGCCGCGCATGTCCAGCTCGCCGGCCAGGACGGCGCCGAGCTGCACTTCGAGGAGCCGGTCACCCGCTGGGAGGAGCTGCCCGGCGGCGCCGGGGTCCGCGTCCACACCCCCGAAAACACCTACACCGCCAGCCAGTTGGTGATCTGCCCCGGGGCCTGGGCGCCCCAGCTGCTCACCGACCTGGGCGTGCCGTTCACCATCGAGCGACAGGTCATGTACTGGTTCGCCCCGGCCGGCGGCACCGCGCCCTTCGTCCCTGACCAGCACCCGATCTACATCTGGGAGGACGCGCAGGGCGTGCAGATCTACGGCTTCCCGTCGATCGACGGCCCCGACGGCGGCGCCAAGGTCGCGTTCTTCCGCAAGGGCACCGTCTGCACCCCGGAGACCATCGAACGCACCGTGCACGACCACGAGGTACGCGCCATGGCCGACCAGCTCGCCCCGCGCATCCCCGCCCTCCCCGGCCGCTTCCTCAAGGCCGCCACCTGCATGTACTCCAACACCCCCGACGAACACTTCGTGATCACCCGGCACCCCGCGCACCCGGAGACGGTGACCGTCGCCTGCGGCTTCTCCGGTCACGGCTTCAAGTTCGTACCGGTGGTCGGCGAGATCGTCGCCGATCTCGCGCTGACCGGTGCCACCGCGCACCCCATCGAGCTGTTCGACCCCCGCCGGCCCGCCGCCGCGGCTGCTTGA
- the sbnA gene encoding 2,3-diaminopropionate biosynthesis protein SbnA → MPVISAPYAFNEEELYVDLRSIFGHSLFLKCEGFNFAGSIKLKAATEMVESAERAGDLRPETVLVESSSGNLGVALSMIAASKGYRFLCVTDSRCNLATRLMMEALGSQVHVVADQESNGGFLGARLAYIRNLCAADDRCLWLSQYTNPSNWKAHYRRTAPAIARAFPRLDLLFVGAGTTGTLMGCARYFREWHRPVRIVAVDSVGSVTFGGTPGHRMIPGLGMSVQPPLLDESYVDDVVRVEEADTIRTCHRLAKRGFVFGGSTGTVVSGATDWLTLHDAQDRTAVAIAPDLGERYLDTVYHDNWVQDLYGEHVLDPEAPVSADVAPLGPTSPTGPPEAPPRRRRRRHDA, encoded by the coding sequence GTGCCAGTCATATCAGCGCCCTACGCGTTCAACGAGGAGGAGCTCTATGTCGACCTCCGGTCGATCTTCGGACACTCCCTCTTCCTCAAGTGCGAGGGCTTCAACTTCGCCGGCTCGATCAAGCTGAAGGCCGCGACCGAGATGGTGGAGTCCGCCGAACGGGCCGGTGACCTGCGTCCGGAGACGGTCCTGGTCGAATCCTCATCCGGCAACCTCGGCGTGGCACTCAGCATGATCGCGGCGAGCAAGGGCTACCGCTTTCTGTGTGTGACGGACTCCCGCTGCAACTTGGCCACCCGGCTGATGATGGAGGCTCTGGGCAGCCAGGTGCATGTGGTCGCCGACCAGGAGTCCAACGGCGGCTTCCTCGGCGCCCGGCTCGCGTACATCCGCAATCTGTGCGCCGCCGACGACCGCTGTCTGTGGCTCAGCCAGTACACCAACCCGAGCAACTGGAAGGCGCACTACCGCAGGACGGCACCGGCCATCGCCCGCGCTTTCCCGCGGCTGGACCTGCTGTTCGTCGGCGCCGGCACCACCGGCACCCTGATGGGCTGCGCCCGCTACTTCCGGGAGTGGCACCGGCCGGTGCGGATCGTCGCCGTGGACAGTGTCGGCTCGGTGACCTTCGGCGGCACTCCGGGGCACCGGATGATCCCCGGCCTGGGCATGAGCGTCCAGCCGCCGCTGCTCGACGAGTCCTACGTGGACGACGTGGTCCGGGTCGAGGAGGCGGACACCATCCGCACCTGCCACCGGCTGGCCAAACGCGGCTTCGTGTTCGGCGGCTCGACCGGCACCGTGGTCAGCGGCGCGACGGACTGGCTCACCCTGCACGACGCACAGGACCGCACGGCGGTGGCCATCGCCCCGGACCTCGGCGAGCGCTATCTGGACACCGTCTACCACGACAACTGGGTGCAGGATCTGTACGGCGAGCACGTCCTCGACCCCGAAGCGCCCGTCAGCGCCGATGTCGCCCCGCTCGGTCCCACATCCCCGACGGGGCCACCGGAGGCACCGCCACGCCGCCGGCGGCGGCGCCACGACGCCTGA
- a CDS encoding GcvT family protein: MSRTPAPSSRVVVIGAGIVGCSLADELTARGWTDVTVLEQGPLPAPGGSTSHAPGLVFQTGPSKTLTEFAAYTVQKFGSLDVDGQSCFHPVGGLEIATTEARWADLHRKAGLAASWGVRGELIGPQQCKRLWPMLDETTLYGGFHTPDDGLARAVLACRAQIARAEQRGARFLDRHTVTGIERADGRVTGVTTDRGTFPADHVVSAAGFWGPVIGAMAGVDIPLLPLAHQYATTAPLPELAGVNDPRDEASKPILRFQDRDLYFREHTDRIGIGSYAHRPMPVDPFTVATFDDSPVMPSSLPFTAADFAPSWQDSVGLLPALGASRVAEGFNGVFSFTPDGMPVLGESRELRGFWLAEAVWVTHSAGVAKAVAEWMTDGRPAIDIHECDLYRFEDAQRSPAYIADRGAQNFIEVYDVIHPLQPMEQPRPLRTSPFYPRQQELGAYFLEGGGWERPHWYEANAPLAEGLQLPERDAWSARYWSPIAAAEARATREKVALYDMTPLRRLEVTGPGALAFLQRMTSNNLAKKPGAVTYTLLLDETGGIRSDLTVARLAPDRFQVGANSGADLDWLLRHAPDEGVQVRDSTSGTCCVGVWGPLARALVQPLTRDDFSHPAFGYFRAKQTYLGHVPVTAMRLSYVGELGWELYTTADMGLRLWDMLWEAGQEHGVIAAGRSAFNSLRLEKGYRAWGHDMTTEHDPYEAGVGFAVRPAKGDFVGRAALEGRSEETASRRLTCLTLDDPAAVVLGKEPVLVDGTPAGYVTSAAYGYTLGRGIAYAWLPAAAAVPGTAVHIEYFGEKIPATVAQEPLFDPQMERIRR, translated from the coding sequence ATGTCCCGTACGCCCGCCCCCAGTTCCCGTGTGGTTGTCATCGGTGCCGGCATCGTCGGCTGCTCCCTCGCCGATGAGCTGACCGCCCGCGGCTGGACCGATGTCACCGTCCTCGAACAGGGCCCGCTGCCGGCCCCCGGCGGCTCCACCTCGCACGCTCCCGGCCTGGTCTTCCAGACCGGCCCGTCCAAGACCCTGACCGAGTTCGCCGCCTACACCGTCCAGAAGTTCGGCTCCCTCGACGTCGACGGGCAGTCCTGCTTCCACCCGGTCGGCGGTCTGGAGATCGCCACCACCGAGGCCCGCTGGGCCGATCTGCACCGCAAGGCCGGACTCGCGGCGTCCTGGGGCGTCCGCGGTGAACTGATCGGCCCGCAGCAGTGCAAGCGCCTGTGGCCGATGCTGGACGAGACCACGCTCTACGGCGGATTCCACACCCCCGACGACGGGCTGGCCCGCGCCGTGCTCGCCTGCCGCGCCCAGATCGCCCGGGCCGAGCAGCGCGGCGCCCGCTTCCTGGACCGGCACACCGTCACCGGGATCGAGCGGGCGGACGGCCGGGTCACCGGCGTCACCACCGACCGCGGCACCTTCCCCGCCGACCATGTCGTCTCGGCCGCCGGCTTCTGGGGCCCGGTGATCGGCGCGATGGCCGGGGTGGACATACCGCTCCTCCCGCTGGCCCACCAGTACGCCACCACCGCACCGCTGCCCGAGCTCGCCGGCGTCAACGACCCACGGGACGAGGCGAGCAAGCCGATCCTGCGCTTCCAGGACCGTGACCTCTACTTCCGCGAACACACCGACCGGATCGGCATCGGCTCCTACGCCCACCGCCCGATGCCCGTCGACCCGTTCACCGTCGCCACCTTCGACGATTCCCCGGTCATGCCGTCCTCGCTGCCCTTCACCGCGGCGGACTTCGCGCCGAGCTGGCAGGACAGCGTCGGACTGCTGCCCGCACTGGGCGCCTCCCGGGTGGCCGAGGGCTTCAACGGCGTCTTCTCCTTCACCCCCGACGGTATGCCGGTCCTCGGCGAATCCCGCGAACTGCGCGGATTCTGGCTGGCCGAGGCGGTCTGGGTCACCCACTCCGCGGGCGTCGCCAAGGCCGTCGCCGAGTGGATGACGGACGGCCGGCCCGCCATCGACATCCATGAGTGCGACCTCTACCGCTTCGAGGACGCCCAGCGCTCGCCCGCCTACATCGCCGACCGCGGCGCCCAGAACTTCATCGAGGTCTACGACGTCATCCATCCGCTTCAGCCCATGGAACAGCCGCGGCCGCTGCGCACCAGCCCCTTCTACCCACGGCAGCAGGAGCTCGGCGCGTACTTCCTGGAGGGCGGCGGTTGGGAGCGCCCGCACTGGTACGAGGCCAACGCCCCGCTCGCCGAAGGGCTCCAGCTCCCCGAGCGCGACGCCTGGTCGGCCCGCTACTGGTCGCCGATCGCCGCCGCCGAGGCCCGCGCCACCCGGGAGAAGGTCGCCCTCTACGACATGACCCCGCTGCGCAGGCTGGAGGTCACCGGTCCCGGCGCCCTCGCCTTCCTCCAGCGGATGACCAGCAACAACCTCGCGAAGAAGCCCGGCGCGGTCACCTACACCCTGCTCCTGGACGAGACCGGCGGCATCCGCTCCGACCTCACCGTCGCCCGGCTCGCCCCGGACCGCTTCCAGGTCGGCGCCAACAGCGGAGCCGACCTCGACTGGCTGCTGCGGCATGCCCCCGATGAGGGAGTCCAGGTCCGCGACAGCACCTCCGGCACCTGCTGCGTCGGCGTCTGGGGCCCGCTCGCCCGCGCCCTGGTCCAGCCCCTGACCCGCGACGACTTCTCGCACCCGGCCTTCGGCTACTTCCGGGCCAAGCAGACCTACCTCGGCCATGTCCCGGTCACCGCCATGCGCCTCAGCTACGTCGGCGAACTGGGCTGGGAGCTGTACACCACCGCCGATATGGGCCTGCGCCTGTGGGACATGCTGTGGGAGGCGGGCCAGGAGCACGGGGTGATCGCCGCCGGGCGCAGCGCCTTCAACAGCCTCCGTCTGGAGAAGGGCTACCGCGCCTGGGGCCATGACATGACCACCGAACACGACCCCTACGAGGCGGGGGTCGGCTTCGCGGTCCGCCCCGCCAAGGGCGACTTCGTCGGCCGGGCGGCCCTGGAGGGCCGGAGCGAGGAGACCGCGTCCCGCCGGCTCACCTGCCTCACCCTCGACGACCCAGCGGCCGTCGTCCTCGGCAAGGAACCCGTCCTCGTGGACGGCACCCCGGCCGGCTATGTCACCTCCGCCGCCTACGGCTACACCCTCGGCCGCGGGATCGCCTACGCCTGGCTGCCGGCCGCGGCGGCGGTCCCCGGCACCGCCGTGCACATCGAGTACTTCGGCGAGAAGATCCCTGCCACCGTCGCCCAAGAGCCCCTCTTCGACCCGCAGATGGAGCGCATCCGCAGGTAG
- a CDS encoding bifunctional 3-phenylpropionate/cinnamic acid dioxygenase ferredoxin subunit yields the protein MIPVCPLADLPTGESVRIDTAPPIAVFHTDGQLYAIDDTCTHQDASLSDGWLEGCLVECPLHAASFDLRTGAATCLPARRAVRTHPVTVEDGMIYVHHHAAEEGTAA from the coding sequence GTGATTCCTGTCTGCCCGCTCGCCGACCTGCCCACCGGCGAGTCCGTACGCATCGACACCGCACCTCCGATCGCCGTCTTCCACACCGACGGGCAGCTGTACGCCATCGACGACACCTGCACCCACCAGGACGCCTCCCTCTCGGACGGCTGGCTGGAGGGCTGCCTGGTCGAATGCCCGCTGCACGCCGCGTCGTTCGATCTGCGCACCGGGGCGGCGACCTGCCTGCCCGCCCGCCGGGCCGTGCGCACCCACCCCGTGACCGTCGAGGACGGCATGATCTACGTCCACCACCACGCCGCCGAGGAAGGCACCGCCGCATGA
- a CDS encoding S-(hydroxymethyl)mycothiol dehydrogenase, producing the protein MPHHVHAVVAAKQGAPVEPQMIVVPDPGPGEVLVAVQACGVCHTDLHYREGAINDQFPFLLGHEAAGVIESVGPGVTDLAPGDYVVLAWRAPCGSCRSCRRGRPWYCFDSRNATQPMTLLDGTPLAPALGIGAFAEKTLVAAGQAVKVDPHARPEAAGLIGCGVMAGYGAAVHTGGVGSGDTVAVIGCGGVGNAAIAGASVAGARRIIAVDIDDHKLDGATRFGATHTVNSRGTDPIEAVRGLTGGHGADVVIDAVGRPETYRQGFYMRDLAGTLVQVGVPDPDMRLELPLIDLFSRGGALKSSWYGDCLPSRDFPVLIDRYLSGRLDLDGFVTETIGLDEVESAFAKMRDGRVLRSVVVL; encoded by the coding sequence ATGCCACACCACGTCCATGCCGTCGTCGCGGCGAAACAAGGCGCACCCGTCGAGCCGCAGATGATTGTGGTACCGGACCCCGGCCCGGGAGAAGTGCTCGTCGCCGTGCAGGCCTGCGGGGTCTGCCACACCGACCTGCACTACCGGGAAGGGGCGATCAACGACCAATTCCCGTTCCTCCTCGGCCATGAGGCGGCCGGTGTCATCGAGTCCGTCGGGCCCGGCGTCACCGATCTCGCCCCGGGTGACTACGTCGTCCTCGCCTGGCGGGCGCCCTGCGGCAGCTGCCGGTCCTGCCGCCGCGGCCGGCCCTGGTACTGCTTCGACTCCCGCAACGCCACCCAGCCGATGACCCTGCTGGACGGCACCCCGCTCGCCCCCGCGCTCGGCATCGGGGCCTTCGCCGAGAAGACGCTGGTCGCCGCCGGGCAGGCGGTCAAGGTCGACCCGCACGCCCGTCCCGAGGCGGCCGGTCTCATCGGCTGCGGAGTGATGGCCGGTTACGGGGCGGCGGTGCACACCGGCGGGGTCGGCAGCGGGGACACCGTCGCGGTCATCGGCTGCGGCGGGGTCGGCAACGCGGCGATCGCCGGGGCCTCGGTCGCCGGGGCGCGCCGGATCATCGCGGTCGACATCGACGACCACAAGCTGGACGGCGCCACCCGCTTCGGCGCCACCCACACCGTCAACTCCCGTGGTACGGACCCCATCGAGGCGGTCCGTGGACTGACCGGCGGCCATGGCGCGGATGTGGTGATCGACGCGGTGGGCCGGCCCGAGACCTACCGCCAGGGCTTCTACATGCGGGACCTGGCCGGCACTCTGGTCCAGGTCGGCGTCCCCGACCCGGACATGCGCCTCGAACTGCCGCTCATCGATCTCTTCTCCCGCGGCGGCGCCCTGAAGTCCTCCTGGTACGGGGACTGTCTGCCCAGCCGCGATTTCCCCGTCCTCATCGACCGCTACCTCAGCGGACGGCTCGACCTCGACGGATTCGTCACCGAGACGATCGGCCTGGACGAGGTGGAGTCCGCGTTCGCCAAGATGCGCGACGGCCGGGTACTGCGCTCCGTCGTGGTCCTGTAA
- a CDS encoding IclR family transcriptional regulator — protein sequence MTDSVEGQAEAKPPKQPGGVQSVDRAVTVLEILARHGEAAVTEVAEELGVHKSTAFRLLGVLENRGLVGQEQERGKYYLGAGVLRLAGAAAVRLDISQEGAPVCRQLAAELGETVNIAVLESDAAVNVTQARGPASVTAQNWLGRRTPLHATSSGKALLAYQPRAVREAVLARKLPRLTERTVTSAAALRRELAEVVEKGFAVAIEELELGLRAVAAPVRAPDGSVIGAISVSVPAYRLAEERLPEVVKATVSAAGELSRRMGYGS from the coding sequence ATGACGGACAGCGTGGAGGGGCAGGCGGAAGCCAAGCCGCCCAAGCAGCCGGGCGGTGTGCAGTCCGTGGACCGGGCCGTGACCGTGCTGGAGATCCTGGCCCGCCACGGCGAGGCCGCCGTGACCGAGGTCGCCGAGGAGCTGGGCGTCCACAAGTCGACCGCGTTCCGGCTGCTGGGTGTGCTGGAGAACCGCGGGCTGGTCGGGCAGGAGCAGGAGCGCGGCAAGTACTACCTCGGAGCCGGGGTGCTGCGGCTGGCCGGAGCGGCGGCCGTACGGCTGGACATCTCCCAGGAAGGCGCGCCGGTCTGCCGGCAGCTGGCCGCGGAGCTGGGGGAGACGGTGAACATCGCGGTGCTGGAGAGCGATGCCGCGGTCAACGTCACGCAGGCGCGCGGCCCGGCCTCGGTCACCGCGCAGAACTGGCTCGGCCGCCGTACGCCCCTGCATGCCACCTCCAGCGGCAAGGCGCTGCTCGCGTATCAGCCCAGGGCGGTCCGGGAGGCCGTGCTGGCGCGGAAGTTGCCGCGGCTCACCGAGCGGACGGTCACCTCGGCAGCCGCGCTGCGCCGTGAGCTCGCCGAGGTGGTCGAGAAGGGTTTCGCGGTGGCGATCGAGGAGCTGGAGCTCGGGCTGCGGGCGGTCGCGGCGCCGGTGCGGGCGCCCGACGGCTCGGTGATCGGGGCGATCAGTGTGTCGGTGCCCGCCTACCGGCTGGCCGAGGAGCGGCTGCCCGAGGTCGTCAAGGCCACCGTTTCCGCGGCCGGGGAGCTGTCGCGGCGGATGGGGTACGGCAGTTGA
- a CDS encoding aromatic ring-hydroxylating oxygenase subunit alpha, with protein sequence MTTTPTESSPAPTTPATAAAPSLIATLAGHHYTDPGIFRQEQEKIFERLWFCAVRSADLEKPGAFRTVRIGRESVLITRNRAGALRAFLNICRHRGAQLCTEESGEVRRNLQCPYHAWTYDLDGRLVAAPNLQKMPDIDRTERGLVTVPLREWLGYAWVCLADEPPSFEDTVIGAAVERLGDTASLDRYRTEGLALGERRTYDVRANWKLIIENFMECYHCATIHPELTEVLPEFADGFAAQYYVGHGAAFADEATGFTVDGTDGFGRLPGIEDTQDRRYYAITVRPQVFVNLVPDHVIVHRMFPMAPDRTVVECDWLYLPEIVGSGADVSKSVELFHRVNAQDFDACERTQPAMSSRAYRDGGVLVPSEHHIGAFHQWVTDCLAGGSG encoded by the coding sequence ATGACGACCACGCCCACCGAGTCCTCGCCGGCACCCACCACGCCCGCGACCGCTGCCGCCCCGAGCCTGATCGCCACCCTCGCCGGCCACCACTACACCGACCCCGGGATCTTCCGCCAGGAGCAGGAGAAGATCTTCGAACGGCTGTGGTTCTGCGCGGTCCGCAGCGCCGACCTGGAGAAGCCCGGCGCCTTCCGCACCGTCCGGATCGGCCGGGAGAGCGTACTGATCACCCGCAACCGCGCCGGTGCGCTGCGCGCCTTCCTCAACATCTGCCGGCACCGCGGCGCGCAGCTGTGCACCGAGGAGTCCGGCGAGGTCCGGCGCAACCTCCAGTGCCCCTACCACGCCTGGACCTACGACCTCGACGGCCGCCTGGTGGCCGCCCCCAACCTGCAGAAGATGCCGGACATCGACCGCACCGAACGGGGTCTGGTCACCGTGCCGCTCCGTGAGTGGCTCGGCTACGCCTGGGTGTGCCTGGCCGACGAGCCGCCGTCCTTCGAGGACACCGTGATCGGCGCGGCCGTCGAACGGCTGGGGGACACCGCCTCCCTCGACCGCTACCGCACCGAAGGACTCGCCCTCGGCGAGCGCCGCACCTATGACGTGCGCGCCAACTGGAAGCTCATCATCGAGAACTTCATGGAGTGCTACCACTGCGCCACCATCCACCCCGAACTCACCGAGGTGCTCCCGGAGTTCGCCGACGGCTTCGCCGCCCAGTACTACGTCGGGCACGGTGCGGCCTTCGCCGACGAGGCCACCGGATTCACCGTGGACGGCACCGACGGCTTCGGCCGGCTCCCCGGCATCGAGGACACCCAGGACCGCCGCTACTACGCGATCACCGTCCGCCCGCAGGTCTTCGTCAACCTCGTCCCGGACCATGTCATCGTCCACCGGATGTTCCCGATGGCCCCCGACCGCACCGTGGTCGAATGCGACTGGCTCTACCTGCCCGAGATCGTCGGCTCCGGCGCCGATGTCTCCAAGTCCGTCGAACTCTTCCACCGGGTCAACGCCCAGGACTTCGACGCCTGCGAGCGCACCCAGCCGGCCATGAGCTCCCGCGCCTACCGCGACGGCGGAGTGCTGGTGCCCAGCGAGCACCACATCGGCGCCTTCCACCAGTGGGTCACCGACTGCCTGGCGGGCGGGAGCGGCTGA